The genome window TCCAGCCATAATTTGCAAAGCTCTCTTTTGGAATTGCATAGTGTAAAAATAAAAATAGTATAGCTGCAACCAAGAAACCTACTGCATATCCTGCCTGTATTGCTCCTCCCCAACGCCCTCTCTTATTTTTTTCTGCAGATTCTACTATGATAACTGCGCTATTGCTGTATTCTCCTCCTGCAAATATGCCAGTCAATGCCCTTAAAAATGTTAGTAAAATTGGAGCCCAAACGCCTATACTATGATAGTTTGGCAAGAATCCTGTAAGAAATACAGAAAGCCCTAATCCAGCTACTGCAGCAAATATTGCTTTTCTTCTGCCAATTTTGTCGCCAAGAATACCGAAAAGTATCCCCCCTAAAGGTCTAAAAACCAGTGTAATGGTATAAATGCTCCATACTCCTATAATGGCTATTGCAGAACTCTTTGGAAAAAACTGAGGTGCAAGAATAGGTATTAACAAGAACATCATACTTAGATCAAAGCCGTCCACCATCCAGCCAATAAATGCGCCCGGATAGACATTCCATGGATTAATCTTTTTTTGATCAGCTTCCATTTGCCCCTTTACCTCCCAAATTTATTTGTGTTAAACAAATCAATTAGATATTTATATATCTTAAATTATATTATCTTTATGTTCAATATGCTTAAAAAGTAAGACACGACGATCGTGCTGATAACTTATATAGCTTCTTTAAAGATAAGAGGTTAAATATTAACTGAGAAAGTTAAGATAACTCTAAAAATTTTCCTATAAACATTGTGGTAAAATTAAATCAATTGAAATTGATTTTTAGGGAAGGGCTGTTTTTAATTAAAAGGAGGTAAACAATGAAACCTATTTTTTTTAGATCGGCACAAAGCTACGAGCCTCAAAAAGATTGGAAGCGCACAAGCCTTTGCAATCAAGAATCCATATCAATAGAACATTTTGTAAAGCCTCCACATCATTCTTCTCCAGAACACTTTCACCCTAGCGCTCAAATTTTAGTTGTGTTAAAGGGCAAAATGTCTGTAAAAAACCAGGATAGCGAAGTCGTGCTATCGGAAAACGATTGCGTATATATAGAGCCGAACGAAATGCACACTGTAGTAAACGTATTAGATGAACCCTCAATTGGCCTTGATATTTTTGTGCCTGGCAGGGATTTTAGCTTTTGGCTAAATAAGCTATAAATTATCTAAAATATTTAACATGTGTATCGATTGATAGATAATACATATCATTACCTTACCTGTTAAGGTACTTGATACATTTCAACCTGTTTAAGTTGCGAATCTAATATATGAAAAAATAATCTGAATTATAAAAATATGATTTCAATAATCAAATAATAAAAAATTCTTTAATCTAATCGACCTCGTGAAAAGATGGAAAAATAGGGTCAAAGGCTCTATCAAATCTTGAACTCTTTGCTGTTATTTTGGGGAGCGGAATAAGGGAAAAGATGTTTTTGAAGTAGCCAA of Thermodesulfobium sp. 4217-1 contains these proteins:
- a CDS encoding cupin domain-containing protein, giving the protein MKPIFFRSAQSYEPQKDWKRTSLCNQESISIEHFVKPPHHSSPEHFHPSAQILVVLKGKMSVKNQDSEVVLSENDCVYIEPNEMHTVVNVLDEPSIGLDIFVPGRDFSFWLNKL